From Ipomoea triloba cultivar NCNSP0323 chromosome 5, ASM357664v1, the proteins below share one genomic window:
- the LOC116019049 gene encoding high mobility group B protein 15-like, producing the protein MESSSTHNSPIPLREVHPNYYPYPPPLATYQDVVASPQLFMDTLQRLHASLGTKFMIPVIGGKYLDLHRLFVEVTSRGGLSKVLGEKRWKEVTTVFNFPSSATNASFILRKYYASLLHHYERIYYFNAKCWTPSSADALQNVAMITAPPCRLAGTPQQLPDIQADVPVSQTVKVAKETVRPPAGSEVYGVIDGKFESGYLVTVKIGSEDFKGVLYAPPNSANQVQQHQSVPQMQIVPVNSTDNNAASGVVRRKRRKKCEIKKRDPARPKPNRSGYNFFFQEQHARLKPLFPGKDREISRMIGEAWNKLNEPEKAIYQDKAIKDKERYRLELEDYQERLRTGRLQGHAAQMQQSSFKPAAADLMVPVQSKDGNTSPSEEDEASSNKSERSSLEDHKVEDKGVDLEAALPGVETEIESATLGKGVDTVVEYNKDNNAAMQKEEISLPIHPMGDNSSVPS; encoded by the exons ATGGAATCATCTTCTACTCACAACAGCCCTATTCCCCTCAGAGAAGTGCACCCTAACTACTATCCATATCCACCTCCTTTGGCTACATATCAGGATGTTGTGGCCTCACCTCAACTCTTCATGGATACATTGCAGAGACTCCATGCCTCTCTTGGAACCAAGTTCAT GATCCCTGTTATAGGGGGCAAATATCTGGACTTACATAGGCTCTTCGTGGAGGTTACTTCTAGGGGTGGTCTTTCAAAG GTTCTTGGAGAGAAAAGATGGAAAGAAGTAACTACCGTTTTTAACTTTCCCTCCTCAGCTACAAATGCTTCTTTTATTCTTCGGAAATATTATGCTTCATTGCTCCACCACTATGAACGAATTTACTATTTTAATGCAAAGTGTTGGACTCCTTCATCAGCTG ATGCTTTGCAGAATGTGGCCATGATTACAGCTCCGCCTTGTAGGCTGGCTGGAACACCACAACAATTGCCAGACATTCAAGCTGATGTGCCAGTTTCGCAGACAGTTAAAGTAGCTAAAG AAACTGTTAGACCACCAGCAGGTTCTGAAGTGTACGGTGTTATTGATGGGAAGTTTGAGAGCGGGTATCTAGTAACTGTTAAAATTGGATCAGAGGATTTTAAGGGTGTACTATATGCCCCTCCGAATTCAGCAAACCAAGTACAACAGCATCAAAGTGTCCCTCAAATGCAAATTGTCCCTGTAAATAGCACTGATAATAATGCAGCATCAGGAGTGGTCCGGAGAAAGCGTAGGAAGAAATGTGAAATTAAAAAGAGAGACCCTGCTCGTCCAAAGCCTAATAGAAGCGGCTATAACTTTTTCTTTCAAGAACAGCATGCCAGGCTGAAACCGCTTTTTCCTGGGAAGGATAGGGAGATCAGCAGGATGATTGGTGAGGCATGGAACAAATTAAATGAGCCTGAAAAAGCG ATTTATCAGGATAAAGCTATTAAAGACAAAGAAAGATACAGATTGGAGCTGGAGGATTATCAGGAGAGATTAAGGACAGGGCGACTCCAAGGCCATGCAGCGCAAATGCAACAGTCATCTTTTAAACCAGCTGCTGCAGATCTAATGGTTCCAGTCCAAAGTAAAGACGGGAACACTTCTCCTTCAGAGGAGGACGAGGCAAGCTCCAATAAGAGCGAGAGGAGCAGCTTGGAAGATCATAAAGTCGAGGACAAGGGTGTGGATCTGGAGGCAGCACTTCCCGGGGTGGAAACCGAGATTGAAAGTGCCACTTTGGGGAAGGGAGTTGACACGGTCGTCGAGTACAACAAAGACAACAATGCTGCAATGCAGAAGGAAGAAATTTCATTACCAATACACCCCATGGGAGACAATTCTTCAGTACCCAGCTAG